The following are encoded in a window of Harmonia axyridis chromosome 7, icHarAxyr1.1, whole genome shotgun sequence genomic DNA:
- the LOC123685456 gene encoding 40S ribosomal protein S10-like yields the protein MLMPKKDKRAIYEYLFKEGVMVAKKDFQAPKHPELENIPNLHVIKALQSLKSKGYVKEQFAWRHHYWVLTNPGIDYLRTFLNLPPEIVPYTLKRQTRTETARARPNPMRSEGSKPDDRMGYRRMERPGDSDKKAEVGAGSSAIEFRQGFGRGSRQ from the exons ATGTTGATGCCTAAAAAAGATAAGAGGGCTATTTACGAATACCTCTTTAAAGAAGGTGTTATGGTGGCAAAAAAAGACTTTCAAGCACCTAAACATCCAGAGTTGGAAAATATCCCAAATTTGCATGTGATAAAAGCTTTACAATCACTTAAATCCAAAGGATATGTCAAAGAACAATTCGCATGGCGTCATCACTATTG GGTGCTAACCAATCCAGGCATAGATTATTTAAGGACCTTCTTGAATTTGCCTCCTGAAATTGTCCCTTATACCCTCAAAAGACAAACAAGGACGGAAACTGCAAGAGCTAGGCCTAATCCTATGAGGTCTGAGGGTTCCAAGCCTGATGATAGAATGGGTTATAGGAGAATGGAAAGACCAGGAGATTCTGACAAGAAAGCTGAAGTTGGAGCTGGTTCTTCTGCTATAGAATTT agacaAGGATTTGGTAGAGGTAGCAGACAATAA
- the LOC123685454 gene encoding uncharacterized protein LOC123685454: protein MKMLALKEKIDIGRFHQVTAFLKQHSRGYVLVAKKSKVFTREEFEYFLDAAPDKQYLLIKVVFIMGVAGGCRIGELVTMTVDDVEDRGSVLVIQIPDTKTYKKRVFTVVNGTNKVAALDIFRKYRNLRPSKVDHKRLFINYKNEKCTVQPVGVNTFSKMPVTIAKYLGLSDAEQYTGHSFSGSSATLLANSGADLTVLKRHGGWRSSSIAEGYIEDSLQNKINISEQILGGVTKTRVPDAEMDIPAGPEKSSNTCAITTERVSFGGGAGFQFHFQNLNNCNFYFNDRNDC, encoded by the coding sequence ATGAAAATGTTGgctctgaaagaaaaaatagacATCGGCAGATTTCACCAAGTCACCGCCTTTTTGAAGCAACATTCCAGGGGATACGTACTCGTAGCAAAGAAGTCGAAGGTATTCACAAGAGAGGAGTTTGAATACTTTTTAGATGCCGCTCCTGATAagcaatatttattgataaaggTAGTTTTTATTATGGGTGTTGCTGGAGGGTGTAGAATCGGCGAGCTGGTGACTATGACCGTAGATGACGTGGAAGATCGGGGCAGCGTATTGGTTATTCAGATTCCAGATACGAAAACTTATAAGAAAAGAGTGTTCACTGTGGTCAATGGTACTAATAAGGTTGCTGCACTCGATATATTCCGCAAGTATAGGAACTTGAGGCCAAGCAAAGTTGATCACAAGCgactatttataaattataaaaatgaaaaatgtaccGTCCAGCCTGTTGGTGTGAATACATTTTCGAAAATGCCCGTTACTATTGCAAAGTATTTGGGCCTTTCTGATGCTGAACAATATACAGGGCACAGTTTCAGTGGTTCTTCTGCAACCCTACTCGCAAATTCTGGGGCAGATTTGACAGTTTTGAAAAGACATGGTGGATGGCGCTCAAGTTCTATTGCAGAAGGATATATTGAAGATTCactacaaaacaaaataaatatttctgaaCAAATACTTGGTGGGGTCACAAAAACCAGAGTTCCTGATGCAGAAATGGATATTCCAGCAGGGCCTGAGAAGTCCTCAAACACATGTGCTATAACGACTGAGCGTGTTTCCTTTGGAGGAGGTGCAGGTTTCCAGTTCCATTTTCAAAATCTtaataattgtaatttttactttaatgaTAGAAATGACTGTTAA
- the LOC123685455 gene encoding lysoplasmalogenase-like protein TMEM86A isoform X3, whose translation MHSVRNEMNIGPKLVPFFKTLAIYFVIFPSSDSPSIFGAVLKCLPIISLMLFILLQGINLGNRYKYSRRILTGLVFCCLGDALLVWPNYFTAGMIAFAIGHVNYIIAFGFKPLNFTVGVIVLALDIAGIIYLFPGIQGIVLSFGVPVYIIILGIMMWRALAQLNSMKVDIKNWNKLCSSLGGTLFVLSDLILGINVFRYKVNYAQTLIMSSYYTAQLGIALSVVDSSHGCEIS comes from the exons ATGCATTCTGTTAGAAATGAG ATGAATATAGGGCCTAAACTGGTACCCTTCTTCAAAACTCTTGCCATTTATTTTGTGATATTTCCATCTTCAGACAGTCCTTCAATATTCGGAGCAGTTTTAAAGTGTCTCCCTATAATCAGTTTAATGCTTTTTATTCTGCTTCAAGGAATTAATTTAGGTAATAG ATATAAATATTCAAGAAGGATTCTCACAGGGTTGGTTTTCTGTTGTTTGGGGGATGCACTTCTTGTGTGGCCAAATTATTTCACAGCAGGCATGATTGCCTTCGCTATAGGACATGTGAATTATATTATTGCTTTTGGTTTCAAACCTTTGAATTTTACAGTTGGAGTGATCGTTTTGGCATTGGATATAGCAGGaatcatttatctttttccTGGTATTCAAGGAATTGTTTTGAGTTTTGGAGTTCCAGTATATATAATTATCCTAGGAATCATGATGTGGAGAGCTCTAGCTCAACTTAACAGTATGAAGGTA GATATCAAAAATTGGAACAAATTATGCTCCAGCTTAGGTGGCACCTTATTTGTGTTGTCTGATTTGATATTAGGCATAAACGTATTTAGATATAAGGTGAATTATGCTCAA aCTCTGATCATGTCTTCTTACTATACTGCTCAGCTAGGTATAGCATTAAGTGTTGTAGATTCTAGTCATGGTTGTGAAATAAGTTag
- the LOC123685461 gene encoding leucine-rich repeat and death domain-containing protein 1-like isoform X1, with the protein MEKHLIRIVYNDNLKDHLKDKPKQRDKKSDCIILYPTPNTSFLTKISDLDLSNTNLIDVKVSLKELPLKKLNLAGNLLTQIPRCFYLGLELLEFLDISNNNITSFEVEPNCCKTLKVLILCSNKLKDIPQWIMNHRALALKALYYDFNKITSLRCIFGSNMNFSVSKLSLRNCILRDQDCNFLKNCRYLEELDIGNVSDNASHLNFIKTIDKLLYQPNWKNLSVLKMNYASLSIFPEGLTWLEGLTELHLTNNNFTWLPTDGLEYFVNLEVFNISHNLISEIPKKLTWLEYMKVLNISYNKLEVPCDFSGMKSLEVLDLYNNKLKSLDHDLICTNLKCLDVEQNCFDTTQWHFLAYEEMRHKLRLTLVLENREDGVLKSNDANYQDNSEEELSEDSEDWDKELELEQITLSDDEWNGEAPSLPHIPINFYEKPSIYNDDVIFCDAD; encoded by the exons ATGGAAAAACATTTAATTAGAATAGTCTACAACGATAATCTTAAGGACCATTTGAAGGACAAACCTAAACAAAGAGACAAAAAAAGCGATTGTATTATATTATATCCTACACCCAATACTAGTTTTCTGACAAAAATATCTGACCTCGACTTATCTAATACCAATTTGATTGATGTCAAAGTTAGTCTCAAAGAACTGCCTTTAAAAAAACTAAACCTTGCTGGAAATCTGCTTACCCAAATACCAAGATGTTTTTATTTGGGGTTAGAATTGCTTGAATTTCTAGatatatcaaataataatataaccaGTTTCGAAGTAGAGCCCAATTGTTGTAAAACCTTAAAAGTATTAATTCTATGTTCTAATAAGTTGAAAGATATTCCACAGTGGATTATGAATCATCGTGCACTTGCATTGAAAGCGCTGTAttatgatttcaataaaatcactTCATTGAGATGTATATTTGGATCAAATATGAATTTCTCTGTTTCAAAACTCAGCTTGAGAAACTGTATACTGAGAGATCAAGACTGTAATTTCCTCAAAAATTGCAGGTACTTAGAAGAATTAGATATAGGTAATGTCAGTGATAATGCATCTCATCTGAATTTTATCAAAACTATAGATAAATTACTGTATCAACCAAACTGGAAGAATCTCAgtgtattaaaaatgaattatgcATCGTTGTCCATATTCCCTGAAGGACTTACTTGGTTAGAGGGTCTGACCGAACTtcatttaacaaataataatttcacaTGGTTACCAACTGATGGCTTagaatattttgtgaatttagaagtttttaatatttcacaCAATTTAATTTCTGAAATCCCAAAGAAACTAACTTGGTTGGAATACATGAAGGTTTTAAATATAAGTTACAATAAATTAGAAGTGCCATGTGAtttttcaggaatgaaaagtttgGAAGTCTTGGATTTATACAACAATAAACTTAAATCTTTAGATCATGACTTAATCTGTACAAATTTAAAATGTCTTGATGTAGAACAAAATTGTTTTGATACAACGCAATGGCATTTTTTGGCATATGAAGAAATGAGACATAAACTGAGATTAACACTTGTTCTAGAAAATCGGGAGGATGGAgtattgaaatcaaatgatGCAAATTATCAAGATAACTCTGAAGAAGAATTATCTGAAg attcagaAGACTGGGATAAAGAACTTGAACTTGAACAAATAACACTATCTGATGACGAATGGAATGGTGAAGCTCCTTCTTTACCTCACATTCCAATAAATTTTTATGAGAAACCAAGTATATATAATGATGACGTGATTTTTTGTGATGCTGATTGA
- the LOC123685461 gene encoding uncharacterized protein LOC123685461 isoform X2, with amino-acid sequence MNHRALALKALYYDFNKITSLRCIFGSNMNFSVSKLSLRNCILRDQDCNFLKNCRYLEELDIGMKSLEVLDLYNNKLKSLDHDLICTNLKCLDVEQNCFDTTQWHFLAYEEMRHKLRLTLVLENREDGVLKSNDANYQDNSEEELSEDSEDWDKELELEQITLSDDEWNGEAPSLPHIPINFYEKPSIYNDDVIFCDAD; translated from the exons ATGAATCATCGTGCACTTGCATTGAAAGCGCTGTAttatgatttcaataaaatcactTCATTGAGATGTATATTTGGATCAAATATGAATTTCTCTGTTTCAAAACTCAGCTTGAGAAACTGTATACTGAGAGATCAAGACTGTAATTTCCTCAAAAATTGCAGGTACTTAGAAGAATTAGATATAG gaatgaaaagtttgGAAGTCTTGGATTTATACAACAATAAACTTAAATCTTTAGATCATGACTTAATCTGTACAAATTTAAAATGTCTTGATGTAGAACAAAATTGTTTTGATACAACGCAATGGCATTTTTTGGCATATGAAGAAATGAGACATAAACTGAGATTAACACTTGTTCTAGAAAATCGGGAGGATGGAgtattgaaatcaaatgatGCAAATTATCAAGATAACTCTGAAGAAGAATTATCTGAAg attcagaAGACTGGGATAAAGAACTTGAACTTGAACAAATAACACTATCTGATGACGAATGGAATGGTGAAGCTCCTTCTTTACCTCACATTCCAATAAATTTTTATGAGAAACCAAGTATATATAATGATGACGTGATTTTTTGTGATGCTGATTGA
- the LOC123685461 gene encoding uncharacterized protein LOC123685461 isoform X3, protein MNHRALALKALYYDFNKITSLRCIFGSNMNFSVSKLSLRNCILRDQDCNFLKNCRYLEELDIENREDGVLKSNDANYQDNSEEELSEDSEDWDKELELEQITLSDDEWNGEAPSLPHIPINFYEKPSIYNDDVIFCDAD, encoded by the exons ATGAATCATCGTGCACTTGCATTGAAAGCGCTGTAttatgatttcaataaaatcactTCATTGAGATGTATATTTGGATCAAATATGAATTTCTCTGTTTCAAAACTCAGCTTGAGAAACTGTATACTGAGAGATCAAGACTGTAATTTCCTCAAAAATTGCAGGTACTTAGAAGAATTAGATATAG AAAATCGGGAGGATGGAgtattgaaatcaaatgatGCAAATTATCAAGATAACTCTGAAGAAGAATTATCTGAAg attcagaAGACTGGGATAAAGAACTTGAACTTGAACAAATAACACTATCTGATGACGAATGGAATGGTGAAGCTCCTTCTTTACCTCACATTCCAATAAATTTTTATGAGAAACCAAGTATATATAATGATGACGTGATTTTTTGTGATGCTGATTGA
- the LOC123685455 gene encoding lysoplasmalogenase-like protein TMEM86A isoform X1: protein MHSVRNEMMNIGPKLVPFFKTLAIYFVIFPSSDSPSIFGAVLKCLPIISLMLFILLQGINLGNRYKYSRRILTGLVFCCLGDALLVWPNYFTAGMIAFAIGHVNYIIAFGFKPLNFTVGVIVLALDIAGIIYLFPGIQGIVLSFGVPVYIIILGIMMWRALAQLNSMKVDIKNWNKLCSSLGGTLFVLSDLILGINVFRYKVNYAQTLIMSSYYTAQLGIALSVVDSSHGCEIS from the exons ATGCATTCTGTTAGAAATGAG atgATGAATATAGGGCCTAAACTGGTACCCTTCTTCAAAACTCTTGCCATTTATTTTGTGATATTTCCATCTTCAGACAGTCCTTCAATATTCGGAGCAGTTTTAAAGTGTCTCCCTATAATCAGTTTAATGCTTTTTATTCTGCTTCAAGGAATTAATTTAGGTAATAG ATATAAATATTCAAGAAGGATTCTCACAGGGTTGGTTTTCTGTTGTTTGGGGGATGCACTTCTTGTGTGGCCAAATTATTTCACAGCAGGCATGATTGCCTTCGCTATAGGACATGTGAATTATATTATTGCTTTTGGTTTCAAACCTTTGAATTTTACAGTTGGAGTGATCGTTTTGGCATTGGATATAGCAGGaatcatttatctttttccTGGTATTCAAGGAATTGTTTTGAGTTTTGGAGTTCCAGTATATATAATTATCCTAGGAATCATGATGTGGAGAGCTCTAGCTCAACTTAACAGTATGAAGGTA GATATCAAAAATTGGAACAAATTATGCTCCAGCTTAGGTGGCACCTTATTTGTGTTGTCTGATTTGATATTAGGCATAAACGTATTTAGATATAAGGTGAATTATGCTCAA aCTCTGATCATGTCTTCTTACTATACTGCTCAGCTAGGTATAGCATTAAGTGTTGTAGATTCTAGTCATGGTTGTGAAATAAGTTag
- the LOC123685455 gene encoding lysoplasmalogenase-like protein TMEM86A isoform X2, which translates to MHSVRNEMMNIGPKLVPFFKTLAIYFVIFPSSDSPSIFGAVLKCLPIISLMLFILLQGINLGNRYKYSRRILTGLVFCCLGDALLVWPNYFTAGMIAFAIGHVNYIIAFGFKPLNFTVGVIVLALDIAGIIYLFPGIQGIVLSFGVPVYIIILGIMMWRALAQLNSMKDIKNWNKLCSSLGGTLFVLSDLILGINVFRYKVNYAQTLIMSSYYTAQLGIALSVVDSSHGCEIS; encoded by the exons ATGCATTCTGTTAGAAATGAG atgATGAATATAGGGCCTAAACTGGTACCCTTCTTCAAAACTCTTGCCATTTATTTTGTGATATTTCCATCTTCAGACAGTCCTTCAATATTCGGAGCAGTTTTAAAGTGTCTCCCTATAATCAGTTTAATGCTTTTTATTCTGCTTCAAGGAATTAATTTAGGTAATAG ATATAAATATTCAAGAAGGATTCTCACAGGGTTGGTTTTCTGTTGTTTGGGGGATGCACTTCTTGTGTGGCCAAATTATTTCACAGCAGGCATGATTGCCTTCGCTATAGGACATGTGAATTATATTATTGCTTTTGGTTTCAAACCTTTGAATTTTACAGTTGGAGTGATCGTTTTGGCATTGGATATAGCAGGaatcatttatctttttccTGGTATTCAAGGAATTGTTTTGAGTTTTGGAGTTCCAGTATATATAATTATCCTAGGAATCATGATGTGGAGAGCTCTAGCTCAACTTAACAGTATGAAG GATATCAAAAATTGGAACAAATTATGCTCCAGCTTAGGTGGCACCTTATTTGTGTTGTCTGATTTGATATTAGGCATAAACGTATTTAGATATAAGGTGAATTATGCTCAA aCTCTGATCATGTCTTCTTACTATACTGCTCAGCTAGGTATAGCATTAAGTGTTGTAGATTCTAGTCATGGTTGTGAAATAAGTTag